A stretch of the Salmo salar chromosome ssa20, Ssal_v3.1, whole genome shotgun sequence genome encodes the following:
- the LOC106580970 gene encoding serine palmitoyltransferase small subunit B, translating to MRMDFKYLKEYLGWLYYQYLLITGIYVLEPWEKSIFNSVLFSSMAMVIYASYAFVPVHVRLALKFFSGICGEQPERTMALIN from the coding sequence ATGAGGATGGACTTTAAATACCTGAAGGAGTACCTGGGCTGGCTGTACTACCAGTACCTGCTCATCACAGGTATATATGTGCTTGAGCCCTGGGAGAAGTCCATCTTCAACTCTGTCCTCTTCTCATCCATGGCCATGGTCATCTACGCCTCCTACGCCTTCGTGCCTGTCCATGTGCGTCTGGCACTCAAGTTCTTCTCCGGGATCTGCGGGGAACAGCCAGAGCGCACCATGGCACTCATAAACTAA